CAGCCTTTTTCGGCCGTGCGCCAGATCACGATGCCATCCCAGGTGCGGTTGGCGGTCACGACGGAGGGGCCGGTTATCTTGATCTTTTGTTGCAACGGAGAGGTCATGCGGCAGGTTCCAGCAGTTTGGAGATCACTTGATTGAGATTGGATTCGCGCCATGGCGCGGAGTGCGCGACCACGTCGCCGATGATGAGAATGGCGGGACCGCCGTCGATCTTCTCGATCAGGCCGGGAAGCTCCTGCAAGGTCCCGACTGCGGCCTGCGCGTCCGGCCGCGTCACCCGCGCGAACACGCCGACCGGGGTTTGCGGCGAACGTCCGGCCGCCAGCAGGCCGGCGCGAACCGACGGCGCAGCGGTCATTCCCATATAGACGACCACCGTCATCTTCTCGTCGGTCAGCGCGGACCAGTCGACGGTTTCGGCGTCCCTGGCCTTGTGCGCGGTCAGGAAGGTGATGCGCAGCGCCTCGTGGCGGAAGGTCAGCGGCACCTCGAATTGCGCCGCGGCGCCGAGGCCTGCGGTAATTCCCGGCACCACCGAACAGGCGACGCCGGCCGCACGCAGCGCTTCGACCTCCTCGCCGCCGCGGCCGAACACGAAACTGTCGCCGCCCTTGAGGCGCACCACGCGCTGCCCCGACTTCGCGGCATCGATCAACAGCTTGTTGACGGCGTCCTGGCCGATGCCGGGTTTGCCGACGCGGCGGCCGACCGGCACGCGCGAGGCATCGCGGCGCACGCGATCGAGAATTTCCGGCGACACCAGTTCGTCATGGAACACGACGTCGGCGTCCTGCAGCGCGCGCAGCGCCTTGATGGTGAGTAAATCCGGGTCGCCGGGTCCGGCGCCGACCAGCGTCACGCTGCCCCCGGCCTGGCCTGATGCCAACGCGCCGGCGAAGGCTGCGGGATCGGGAATATTCTTCAGCGCCGCTTCGGCTTCATCCTTGCGCCCGGCGAGAACCAGCGCGCCGATCGGACCGTCGACCACGCGCTCCCAGAAGCGGCGGCGCAGCGCCATCTCGGGCAAGCGCTGGTGCATCGATTTGCGCCAGCGGCCGATGAAGCTGGCGAGGTCGCCGATGCGCGCCGGCAGCACGGCCTCGATGCGCTCGCGGACGCGGCGCGCCACCACGGGCGAAGCACCGCCGGTGCCGACCGCAACGACCACGTCGCCGCGATCGACGATCGCCGGGAAGATGAAAGTCGAATGGGCGAGGTCGTCCATCACATTGACGGGAAGACCGACCGACTTGGCCCGCACCGACATCGCAACCCCGATGTCGCCGGCGCCGGCGCACAGGATCGCAATCACGCCGCTCAGATCGGCGGTCAAGGGATCGCCTTCCGCGCGCTCGATCCGCGCCGCTTCGTCGGCGCCAACCCCGCTCAGGTCATGCTGGCCGTCGGTCGCGAAGTAGCGGATGCGCGCGCCCGCCGCTGCCAGCAGGCGCAGTTTCGCCTGCGCCAGATCGCCGGCGCCGACAAGCAGCACCGGACCGGCTTGCAGGTCGAGAAAGACTGGCAGAAATCGCATGCGAAACTCGCTGCCCCAACTTGCGGGGTTGACTAGAATTATTTTCTATATATGTCTCACGCAACGCCCGCAAAGAGAAAATTTTTTCTTCTCTACTGCAGTGCAACTATAGAATTTTCACCTCCAAAGGCCAAGGCCCAGAGATGCATCTTCTCGACACCGATTCCACGATCGCCCGGTTGCGTCGCGCCGACCCGCCGACGGGGGCTGCGCCCTTGCAGATTCCGCAGCCCGGGCAGCTGCCCGCCCCCGCCATGGATCACCTCGACGCGCTCGAGGCGCAGAGCATCTACATCTTCAGGGAAGCGTTCGCGCGGCTGAAGAAGCTGGCGCTGCTGTGGTCGCTGGGCAAGGATTCCAACGTCATGATCTGGCTGGCGCGCAAGGCCTTCTTCGGCCGCGTGCCGTTCCCCGCTTTGCATGTCGATACCGGCAAGAAATTTCCGGAGATGTATGCGTTTCGCGATCGCTACGGCAAGGAATGGGAACTCGATCTGAAGGTCGACTCCTGCCCGCCGCTGGAAACCATCGATC
The sequence above is drawn from the Bradyrhizobium sediminis genome and encodes:
- the cysG gene encoding siroheme synthase CysG; protein product: MRFLPVFLDLQAGPVLLVGAGDLAQAKLRLLAAAGARIRYFATDGQHDLSGVGADEAARIERAEGDPLTADLSGVIAILCAGAGDIGVAMSVRAKSVGLPVNVMDDLAHSTFIFPAIVDRGDVVVAVGTGGASPVVARRVRERIEAVLPARIGDLASFIGRWRKSMHQRLPEMALRRRFWERVVDGPIGALVLAGRKDEAEAALKNIPDPAAFAGALASGQAGGSVTLVGAGPGDPDLLTIKALRALQDADVVFHDELVSPEILDRVRRDASRVPVGRRVGKPGIGQDAVNKLLIDAAKSGQRVVRLKGGDSFVFGRGGEEVEALRAAGVACSVVPGITAGLGAAAQFEVPLTFRHEALRITFLTAHKARDAETVDWSALTDEKMTVVVYMGMTAAPSVRAGLLAAGRSPQTPVGVFARVTRPDAQAAVGTLQELPGLIEKIDGGPAILIIGDVVAHSAPWRESNLNQVISKLLEPAA